The genomic segment CGGGTGGAGCAACTGGGCACCCCCCGGGAGATCTACGAAAGGCCCGCCAACGCCTTCGTGGCCCGTTTTGTGGGCGCCGGGACCCTGGTGCCGGGGGAGGCCCGGGACGGTCGTTTCCACCGGGATCGGCCCTGGCCGGTACGGGTGGAGGGGGAGGGCAAGGGCTACCTGCTCCTCCGCCCCGAGCATTTGCGCCCCCACCCGGAGGGCTTCCTGGAGGGCCGGGTGGTCCTCGCCACGTACCTGGGGAGCCTGGTGCGCCTCGAGGTGGAGGCGGAGGGGCTTGCCCTCAAGGTGGACGTGAACCCCCTGGAGGCGACCCGGCTGGGGGAAAGGCTTCGCCTAGCCCTCCCCGAGGCGGCCCCCTTTGTCAAGGAGGCAGGATGACCCTCGGTTTTCGTCCTCCCAAGGAGCGGGAAGGGTTTTTGGCCTACGCCCGGGCTTTGGCGGGTCGGTACGCATTCCTAGAGGTCCCGGGCTCGGCGGGAGAAGACCTGATGGAGGCGGCCTTGGAGGCGCGGGCCATGGGTTTTTCCCTCACCTACCACGCCCGCTATCTGGACCTCTACCCTGGCTCGGCGGTCCCCGAGATTCGCCAGGCCTCCCTGCGCCTTTTGCGGGAGGACCTGGAGCGGGCGGCCCGGATGGGAGCGGTGCTGGTGAACGTTCACGCCGGGAACATCCCTTGGACGGACTACCCGCCCCCTGGCCTTTCCGAGGCCCACGAGGCCCTGCGGGCCCAGGAGGCCCGCCTGCGGCGGGAGTACCTGGAGCGGGCCCGGGAGGGGCTGGCCCGCTTGGCCGAGCAGGCGCTGGACCTTGGGCTTCGCCTCACCCTAGAGAACCTGCCGGCGCCCCAGGAGGTGCCGCGCACGCCGGAGGAGATGGCGTTTTTCCTCGAGGTGCCCCATTTGGAGTTCTGCCTGGACCTGGGGCACGCCCGCATGGCGGGGCAGGACCCGAAGGCCTTCCTCGCCCTTCTGGGCCGCCGCCTGACCCACGTCCACGCCCACAGCAACGACGGGCGCTACGACCTCCACTTGCCCCCCCTTCCGGAGGACCTCCGGCCCTTCGCCTCTTCCCCCTGCACGGTGCTGGTGGAGCTTCCTCCCCGGAGCGTGGACGAGTACCTGGAGGTGCGCAGAGGCTTGGCCTCAACGGGGGTTCTCCCCGAGGCGAAAGGAGGTACACCATGAAGCGGTACACGGTTTGGATGGCCTTTGGGTTGGCGGGAATACTCCTTCTGGCTGTCGGCCTGCGGGGCTTTTCCGCCTGGGCCCAGGCCGGGGCGCAGCTTCCGCCGGAGCTGAACAACGCCTACATCCGCGACCTGGCCCAAAAGGCCCGGGCGGAGGGGGGCGTGATCAACAGCTACGGCATGCCCAACGACTGGGCCAACTACGGCGGCATTTACGCCGAGTTCCAGCGCCTCTTCGGCATCCGCCAGCAGGACATCGACATGGGAAGCGCCGTGGTCCTGGCCCGCATGCGGGAGGAAAAGGCGTCCAAGAACGACGTGGCCGACCTCAAACCCGCCTTCGCCATGACCCTGGCTGAGGAGGGGCTGACCCTGCCCTACCGGGTTACCGCCTGGGCCTCCTTACCCTCTGACCAGCGGGGGGAGGGCAAGGACGGCTCCACCTGGTACGCGGGATACAAGGGGACCCTGGGCTGGATCGTGAACACCCGCCTGGTGAAGAAGGTGCCCAGGACCTGGAGGGAGTTGGCGAACCCCGAGTACAAGGGGCTTATCCAGTACCTGGACCCCCGGGCCACGGGGACCGGCGTGGCCACCATCATGAGCGCCGCCTACGCCCTAACGGGCGACCCCTACAACTACAAGGCGGGGGTGGACTTCTTCGCCAGGCTCCATAGCCTGGGGGTGATCGGGGCCGTGGAGCCCAAGGTGACCACCGCCAAGTTCGAGCGGGGGGAGGTGGGCATCCTCATCAACTACGACTACAACCTCTTGGCTTGGAAGGAACGCTTCCCCTTCCCCACGGAGGTGGTCATTCCCCAGGACGGGACTCTGGCCAACGGTGGGGGCATCGTGGCCGCCCGCAACGCGCCCCACCCCAACACGGCTAAGCTCTTCCTGGAGTTCATCTTCTCCAAGTACGGTCAGAGCCTCTTTGCCCAGGCTTTTGTGACGCCCATCCGCACCGACGTGGAGCTGCCCAAGGAGATCGCCGCCAAGTTCCCGCCCAAGAGCGCCTACGCCAAGGTGCGCTTTGTGGACTACAAGAAGGAGGAGGCTATTTCCGAGGCGCTCCAAAAGTACTACGGGGAGACGATCCGTTAGCTTGAAGGGGGCCCCGGTGCGCGGCGAGCGATTTCTCCTCCTTCCCGGCTTCCTCTTCCTCCTCCTCTTTTTCGGCTACCCCCTTTACGCCATCCTGGAGCGGAGCCTCGCCGCGCCCGAGGGCCTCACCTTAGCCCGCTACGCCCGGGCCCTCACCGCCCCCGCCTACCTCGAGGCTTGGCGCAACTCCTTAGCCTTCGCCGCCCTCTCCACCCTAGCCGCAGCCTTAGGGGGGGTCTTCGTGGCCTACTGGACCAGCAGGCTACCCCTTAGGGTCAAGGGGTTCCTCATGAGCCTCTACGCCATACCCGTTTCCTTGTCCGGGCTGGTGGTGGCCTTTGGGTTTATCGTCCTTTTGGGGCGGAACGGGGTGGTGAACCACTTGCTCGGCGCTTTGGGTCTTCCCCGGTTTGACCTCTACTCCTGGCCCGGGCTCTTCCTGGTCTTCCCCTTCTACAACATTCCCCTCTTCGCCCTGGCCCTTATGCCCCTCCTGGAGACCGTGGGCAAAGGCCTGATGGAGGCGGCCCGGGCCTCCGGGGCCACGCCCTTGCAGGCTTGGACCCGGGTGCTCCTGCCCGCCCTCATGCCGGGGATCCTGGCGGGGGCGAGCGTTGTCTTCGCCGGGATGATGGGGGCCTTCGGCACCGCATTGGCCCTCACGGGCTTCGCCAAGAACCTGCTTTCCCTTCAGATCTATAGCCTGGTGGCGGAGAGCGCCTTCGACCTGCCCCAGGCGGCGGCCCTGGCGGTGGTCCTCATGGCCAGCACCGGCCTTGGGCTCTACGCCTTGGCCCTATGGGAGCGGAGGTTCCGGCCATGAGGGTGGTCGGCTGGGTCCTCTTTGGCTTTTTCCTCCTCTACCTTCTCCTTCCCATGCTGGCCCCCGTGGTCTACTCCTTCAGCCGCCTGTGGCTCGGGATCCTCCCCGAGGGGTTCACCCTGGAGGGGTATGCCCGGATCCTGCGCGACCCCAGGTACTGGGAAGCCGCCTCCCTGTCCCTGCGCATCGCCCTCCTGGCGGTGGTCCTCAACGTGGCGGTAGGGGTGCCCACGGCCTACGTGGTCCACCTGTGGCGGGGCCGGGTGGGGGAGAGCCTGGGGCGCCTCCTGCAGGTTCTCCCCCTCCTGGTACCCCCCTTGGTGGTGGGCCTTGGGTTTCTCCTGGCCTTTAACCGCCCGCCCCTGACCCTGTCCGGCACCCTTTGGATCGTGGTGTTCGGCCACGCCGCCTTAGGCTTTCCCTTTTTCTACCGCACCGTGTACGGGGGGCTAGCGGGCCTCGAGGTGCGCCTTCTCATGGAAGCGGCCCGGGCTTCGGGAGCCTCCCTCTGGCCCCGGCTACGCTTTGTCCTCCTACCCAACCTCTTTCCCGCCGTGCTCTCAGGGAGCCTGGTGGTCTTCGCCATCTCCATGGGGGAGTTCGAGGTAACCAGCATGGTGGCGGGCTTCGGCACCATCACCCTGCCCCTTCTCCTCTTCCAAAGCTTGCGGGAGGACTTCCGGACGGCTAGCGCCGTGGCCTCGTTTCTCCTTTACACCACCCTCCTGGCCCTGGCGGGACTCAGCCTGGCGCGCCGACGCTGAGGCTACTCCCCACTATAGTCCCCCCACTCGTGCAGGAGCCCCGAAGGGCCCTCCCAATAGAGGTTGCCCGCATCGTCCTGGTGGGTGGGCTCCGGGGTTTCCCCCGAGAGGAGCTGGCTCCACTCCTCGGCCATCCAGGTGTTGAAGTTTTCCCCCTCGCGCCAGGTTTCCCAGAACTCGCTTCCTGAGGAAGTGGTGTCAGGAAGGCTCTCCAGGCCGGGGGTTTCCCAGCCCCCCACACCGTAGCCCTCCGGGGTGTCCGGCATGCTGGGCAGGGCTTGGCCTCCCCATCCGGGTTCGCCCCAAGAGCCGCTGCTGGGCGGGGCCGGGGATTGCCAAGGGCTTTGAGGGGCAGCTTGGGGGTTTTGGGGAGCGGGCAGGGGAAGGGCGGGGGCGGCCAAGGGGGCGAGGGCTTCCTGTAGGGGGCCCGCTAGCCCCGCTAGCTTCCCCGGCTCCGCGGTGAGGGTAATCTGGTACCCTTCCTGGCCCAGGGTGAAGGCGTAAACCAGGAATTCCAAAGGCCGCCCTTGGTAGCTCCCCCGAGCGCTAAAGGCCACCGCCTCCCCGCTTCCCACCCGCGTCCGGAAAAGCGCCCCTGGGGTGAAGCCTTGGAGCTCCTGGGCGTGGCGTAGCGCCACTACCTGGGCGTACTGGGGGGTGGAGAGGGGCTGGGGCAAGGGCTCGCGGAGCAGGGTGATGTTTTCCCGGAAGGTGTCCCCGCGCCCTTCCAAGGGGCTCAGAAGGGCCCATCCCCCAGGGATTTCCTTCGCTTCCCAGCCTCGAGGCACCCCTAGCCGCACCTGCCCCACCTGCACCTCTTTCGGCTCCTCTGGCAGGAAACGACCCAAGAGGCCGAGGACGAACCCCGCAATCAAGAGGGCGAGGAGCCAGTCACGGCCCCTTCTAGGCCACAAAACCTGCACTTTAACCTTTTCCTTCACGAGGTCCTCCTTCCCGCAAAGGGTTGTACGCCACCACCCAGCCCGGCCGCCCCCGCCCCACATTGAAGTGAATGAGGAAGACCCCCCCCGCCACCAGGAGCCCGAGGAACCCCAGGCCTAGGAACAGGACCAGGGGCCAAGGGTCCAGGGCCACGTTCTCTTCCTCCAGACGGGATAGGCCCTCGAGGGCGAGGCGGTAAGCGCCAAGGAAGCCCACTCCCAGCAAGCCCAAGCCCAGCCAGAGCCAGGCCCAGGCCTGTCGGTAGCGCCTTCGGGCCTCCGCCCACCCCGCCAAGACTTCCTCCGGTGGGTGGAGGAGGCCGTTGAGCCAAGCGGGCCCCGTGGCGGTGGTGAGGTACTGGAGGAGGCCGGGGTGGTCCCGCCAGAAGAGGCCCAGGTGGGCGAGGAGCCGATCCCAACCGGGGAGGTCTAAAGGCAAGGGCAGGTGGGCTTCCCGAAAGCGAAGGCGAAAGAGAGGGCCTCCCTGCCATGGGGGGGCCAGGTGGAGGCGGTAGCGTTGAAGCCCGGTGGGCCGGGTCTCGAGCCAGGTCCAGGGGCCCAAAGGCCCCTCTACCCCTTGGAAGGCTTCCTTGGGATAAAGGGCTCTCCTCACCCGCACGCCCTCGGGCACCAACTCCAGAGAGAGGCCTGCCCGCTTCAGGGGTTCCCAGGCGGTGCGCAGGAGGTAAAACCCTCCCAAGACCACCCCTGCCAGGGACAGGAGGCTGAGAAAGCCCCCGCCAACGAGGGCGAGCCAGAGGAGGAAGAGAAGGCCGAGGCTTCCCCCAAGGAGGCGCAGGCGGGCTGCCTGAACTTGCCACGTATGGTAGGTAAGCCTTTCGCCCACGGTACCCTCACCTTACCCGAAGGAGCAACAGGCGCTCCACGTTGTACGTGGTGGCGGCGCTTGGCGACTCCCGCACCGCCATCTGGTACCAGAACTTGAGACGCCCCGACTGTGGGTCGTACCCCCATGCCTCAGCCCATCCCGAGGTGAAGCTCTGCCCTCCAACGCCCCCGGTGGCCAGGTACCCTTCCTCCACCACGCCATCGCCATCGAAGTCGTCCTGTAGCCGTCCGGCCTGGAAGAACCTGGCGTTCGGGGGCATCCCCTGGATGGGGGAAGGGAGGGGGGTGACCAGGTAGGGCTTCCTCGGGTTGATGGGGCAGAGGATCCCGTCCCAAGCGGGACGATTGTTGGCGCTTAGGAGCTCGCAGGCGGGGGTTACGAAGTAGGAGGTCTGGGGCTGCCCGTTCGGGCCGTAGCTTACGCCCCGGTAGACCCCTTGGGGAGTACGCTCCAGGGTGAAAAGGAGCCTTGGGGCGACCCGCTCTTCCCGGATCACCTGGTTGGTGCGGGGGTCGCGCTCCCGTTGCACTCCCCCAACCACCTCCACACGGTAGCTCGGCGCCGTGAGGACGGCCTTACCTGGGTAGGGGTAGCCGGCGGTGGCGGCGGCGTTGCAGGCGGCATAAGTCATGGGGTCCGTGGGGCCCTGGAAGGGCACCCCGCCCGGGCATAGCTGGAAGGCGGCCTGTTGTAGGCAGGCGAAGTAGCCCTGGATGCCTTGGCTCCCCCCTTGGGTCAGGTATCCCTGGCACTGGGCATGGGCCTGTTGCCGAACCGTTTCCCATGGGCCGAAGTCCGGGAGAGGGGAAAACTGCTGGGCGAAGACCCCTAGCAGCAGGAGGAGCGCTAGACCGCTGAGCGTCCACTTAGTCCCTTTCATCGTTTCCCTCCCTGGGGAAGGATGAAACCCGTGAACTCTTGCCAGCTTTCCAGGAACGTGAGGAGGAAGGCCACGATGGCCCGGTCCGTCACCCCCCCTTCCAAGAGGAGGTCCGCCTCGAGGACAGGGTAGAACCCCTCGTCCAGGTAGGCCCGGCTAAAGCGGTATTCCCGGTTCCACTGGAGGACCTTAACCAGGTGGTCTAGGGATGGCCCCTCGGGCAGGTCGGGCCGTCCCCTAAGCATGAGGCTTAGGCAGCGGGGCTCTTTCCCCTCGCAGTTGGCCAGGAAGACGCCGAGCTTTTCCCCCTTGATCTCCAGCCGGTACTCCACGGACACCCCCCAGTGGAAGACCTGCTCGTACTTCCAGCCCAGGGAGGCGAGGAGCCCCTCCAGCTCAGCTGGGGTGAGGTGGGAACGCACCGCCTGGCCCAAGGCGGGGCCGAGGAGGAGGAGGACCCCCAAGAGTCCCCGCATCAGCGCACCTCCAGGAGGGCGTAGCGGGTGCAGGGGTTCTGCTTCCGGCTAAGGTCGCAGTAGATCAGGTAAGCTAGCCAACCGTCGGGGCGGTAGGCAAACTCCACCCGGATTTCCTCGTCCTGGTAACGGTACACCGTGAGGTTCCCCTGCTTGGCCCGGGTGAACCTGCTTCCCCCAATCTCCGTCCGGCCCGTGTGCC from the Thermus sp. LT1-2-5 genome contains:
- a CDS encoding sugar phosphate isomerase/epimerase family protein, giving the protein MTLGFRPPKEREGFLAYARALAGRYAFLEVPGSAGEDLMEAALEARAMGFSLTYHARYLDLYPGSAVPEIRQASLRLLREDLERAARMGAVLVNVHAGNIPWTDYPPPGLSEAHEALRAQEARLRREYLERAREGLARLAEQALDLGLRLTLENLPAPQEVPRTPEEMAFFLEVPHLEFCLDLGHARMAGQDPKAFLALLGRRLTHVHAHSNDGRYDLHLPPLPEDLRPFASSPCTVLVELPPRSVDEYLEVRRGLASTGVLPEAKGGTP
- a CDS encoding ABC transporter permease subunit gives rise to the protein MRGERFLLLPGFLFLLLFFGYPLYAILERSLAAPEGLTLARYARALTAPAYLEAWRNSLAFAALSTLAAALGGVFVAYWTSRLPLRVKGFLMSLYAIPVSLSGLVVAFGFIVLLGRNGVVNHLLGALGLPRFDLYSWPGLFLVFPFYNIPLFALALMPLLETVGKGLMEAARASGATPLQAWTRVLLPALMPGILAGASVVFAGMMGAFGTALALTGFAKNLLSLQIYSLVAESAFDLPQAAALAVVLMASTGLGLYALALWERRFRP
- a CDS encoding ABC transporter permease subunit codes for the protein MRVVGWVLFGFFLLYLLLPMLAPVVYSFSRLWLGILPEGFTLEGYARILRDPRYWEAASLSLRIALLAVVLNVAVGVPTAYVVHLWRGRVGESLGRLLQVLPLLVPPLVVGLGFLLAFNRPPLTLSGTLWIVVFGHAALGFPFFYRTVYGGLAGLEVRLLMEAARASGASLWPRLRFVLLPNLFPAVLSGSLVVFAISMGEFEVTSMVAGFGTITLPLLLFQSLREDFRTASAVASFLLYTTLLALAGLSLARRR
- a CDS encoding extracellular solute-binding protein produces the protein MKRYTVWMAFGLAGILLLAVGLRGFSAWAQAGAQLPPELNNAYIRDLAQKARAEGGVINSYGMPNDWANYGGIYAEFQRLFGIRQQDIDMGSAVVLARMREEKASKNDVADLKPAFAMTLAEEGLTLPYRVTAWASLPSDQRGEGKDGSTWYAGYKGTLGWIVNTRLVKKVPRTWRELANPEYKGLIQYLDPRATGTGVATIMSAAYALTGDPYNYKAGVDFFARLHSLGVIGAVEPKVTTAKFERGEVGILINYDYNLLAWKERFPFPTEVVIPQDGTLANGGGIVAARNAPHPNTAKLFLEFIFSKYGQSLFAQAFVTPIRTDVELPKEIAAKFPPKSAYAKVRFVDYKKEEAISEALQKYYGETIR
- a CDS encoding YbjN domain-containing protein; this translates as MRGLLGVLLLLGPALGQAVRSHLTPAELEGLLASLGWKYEQVFHWGVSVEYRLEIKGEKLGVFLANCEGKEPRCLSLMLRGRPDLPEGPSLDHLVKVLQWNREYRFSRAYLDEGFYPVLEADLLLEGGVTDRAIVAFLLTFLESWQEFTGFILPQGGKR